The proteins below come from a single Salinivibrio kushneri genomic window:
- a CDS encoding ABC transporter ATP-binding protein, with amino-acid sequence MALIKITSAQLAYGDNPLLDKTDFILQPGERVCLVGRNGAGKSTLMKVLDGQVQLDDGSIQSQSELKVSRLEQDPPRDSQGTVFDYVAEGLAEAGDNLKQYHQLIAKIETDPSDRNIAELAKVQEALDHADAWRFDNQIMVVLGALGLEGNTALKALSGGWQRKAALARALVCEPDVLLLDEPTNHLDVSTILWLEQFLKDFKGAIVFISHDRSFIGAMATRIVDLDRGKLTSWPGDYQTYLDGKEEALRVEAEQNAEFDKKLAQEEAWIRQGIKARRTRNEGRVRALKALRQERASRVELQGNANLQLDDASRSGKIVFEAENVAFTYQDKPLIKPLSFTVMRGDRIALIGPNGCGKSTLLKLMLEKLTPDSGALHVGTKLDVAYFDQYREKLDPEKTVIDNLAGGKTEVEVGGRKRHVMGYLQDFLFHPRRAQTPVKALSGGEKNRLLLAKLFLKPANLLVLDEPTNDLDIETLELLEDLLSQFQGTLLLVSHDRQFVDNTVTHSWIFEGDGTINKFVGGYHDAQQQREQYLKAITPNSRTPSTSGEADTGQKTAKPKSKPRKLSYKLQRELEALPARLEALEEEVETLQSEMNDPDFFSKSQDVTQPKLTRLAEVEQELEQAFERWEELEAMQQEA; translated from the coding sequence ATGGCATTGATTAAAATTACGTCCGCCCAGTTGGCTTATGGTGACAACCCATTGCTGGATAAAACTGACTTTATTCTTCAGCCAGGTGAGCGCGTGTGTCTGGTAGGGCGCAACGGCGCTGGTAAGTCTACCTTGATGAAGGTCCTTGACGGCCAGGTTCAGCTTGATGATGGCAGTATTCAAAGTCAGTCTGAACTCAAAGTTTCTCGGCTTGAGCAAGACCCACCACGCGATAGTCAAGGCACTGTGTTTGATTACGTAGCCGAAGGCCTCGCGGAAGCGGGGGACAACCTAAAGCAGTATCACCAGTTGATCGCGAAGATCGAAACCGATCCGAGTGATCGTAATATTGCCGAGCTGGCAAAAGTGCAAGAAGCACTGGACCATGCTGACGCTTGGCGTTTTGACAATCAAATTATGGTGGTGTTAGGGGCGTTAGGCTTGGAAGGCAATACCGCCCTTAAAGCCTTATCTGGCGGTTGGCAGCGTAAAGCGGCTTTAGCGCGAGCCCTCGTTTGTGAGCCGGATGTGTTGCTTCTTGATGAGCCAACAAACCATCTGGATGTCTCTACCATTTTGTGGCTAGAGCAATTCTTAAAAGATTTTAAAGGCGCGATCGTCTTTATCTCGCATGACCGCTCGTTTATTGGTGCCATGGCCACACGTATCGTTGATCTTGACCGCGGTAAACTGACCTCATGGCCAGGCGACTATCAAACCTATCTGGACGGAAAAGAAGAAGCGTTGCGAGTGGAAGCGGAGCAGAACGCTGAATTTGATAAAAAACTAGCTCAAGAAGAAGCCTGGATTCGCCAAGGGATCAAAGCGCGTCGCACCCGCAATGAGGGGCGAGTTCGCGCACTGAAAGCGCTACGGCAAGAGCGAGCGAGTCGTGTTGAGTTACAGGGTAACGCAAACTTGCAGCTCGACGATGCCAGCCGCTCTGGCAAAATTGTGTTTGAAGCAGAAAACGTCGCTTTTACCTATCAAGACAAGCCACTGATTAAGCCATTGAGTTTCACGGTGATGCGTGGCGATCGGATTGCGCTGATTGGTCCCAACGGATGTGGTAAAAGTACACTATTAAAGCTCATGCTTGAAAAACTCACCCCAGACAGTGGAGCTTTACACGTAGGGACAAAACTGGATGTTGCGTATTTTGACCAATACCGCGAGAAGCTAGATCCAGAAAAAACGGTTATCGATAACCTGGCGGGGGGAAAAACCGAAGTTGAAGTCGGTGGCCGGAAGCGCCACGTGATGGGATATTTGCAAGATTTCTTATTCCATCCACGACGGGCTCAAACCCCAGTTAAAGCGCTGTCCGGGGGCGAGAAAAACCGTTTGCTGTTGGCTAAATTATTCCTCAAGCCTGCTAATCTTTTGGTACTTGATGAGCCAACCAATGATCTTGATATTGAAACGCTCGAACTATTGGAAGATTTGCTCTCGCAATTTCAAGGCACCTTGTTGCTGGTGAGCCATGACCGTCAATTCGTCGATAACACGGTGACACATAGCTGGATATTTGAAGGCGACGGTACCATTAACAAGTTCGTGGGTGGGTATCACGATGCCCAACAACAGCGCGAGCAGTATCTTAAAGCCATCACACCCAATAGCCGAACCCCTTCAACGAGTGGTGAGGCTGATACGGGACAAAAGACGGCAAAACCTAAGAGTAAGCCACGCAAGCTATCTTATAAACTGCAACGTGAGCTAGAAGCCCTGCCTGCGCGGCTTGAGGCGTTAGAAGAAGAGGTTGAAACGTTACAATCAGAAATGAACGATCCTGATTTTTTCTCGAAAAGTCAGGATGTTACTCAACCTAAACTGACCCGATTGGCTGAGGTAGAGCAGGAGCTCGAGCAAGCCTTTGAACGCTGGGAAGAATTGGAAGCGATGCAACAAGAAGCATAG
- a CDS encoding FIST signal transduction protein, which yields MKIATACTQNPDAVDAAQTLARTLLGRLKAPKLLMLYCTEQYDVDALQQAMVVLFPGVPIIGCTTCCGVMTQAGYTEGPTAAVWACSDEKGSYGTSLVPHQAHRPIHESARIALNQAIEESGRCGELPKLIALHSTPGDEETTLAAIREELGVSVPVIGGSAAADTVGGQWAIFDNKQTARSGIAISVFYPTARVSYSFHSGYAATTKKAIVTEVRGRTLVSLDHKPASMVYKGWYEEETGQKLDLGDSLFARSTLYPLGTQTGKIHGLPYYTLSHPMFVNQDGHMELFSQIAVGQTAHFMTGTSEGLIARASRVVESANDHALRTPQPLGGLAIYCAGCMLHVKDRLDQVADNINTALYTAPFVCPFTFGEQGLFKGGELSHGNLMISAVLFHKD from the coding sequence ATGAAGATAGCGACGGCATGCACACAAAATCCAGACGCAGTGGACGCTGCGCAAACACTGGCACGCACTTTGTTGGGTCGTCTAAAAGCCCCTAAGCTTTTAATGCTCTACTGCACGGAGCAATACGATGTTGATGCACTCCAGCAAGCGATGGTCGTGCTTTTCCCTGGCGTGCCAATAATAGGTTGTACGACATGCTGTGGTGTCATGACGCAAGCCGGTTATACCGAAGGGCCAACAGCTGCAGTCTGGGCTTGCAGCGATGAAAAGGGGAGTTACGGCACATCCCTCGTACCACATCAAGCCCATCGTCCAATACACGAGTCAGCGCGCATTGCGCTTAATCAAGCAATAGAAGAGAGCGGCCGTTGTGGCGAGCTCCCCAAACTCATTGCTTTACACAGTACACCGGGTGATGAGGAGACAACATTAGCTGCCATTCGCGAAGAGTTGGGTGTATCGGTCCCAGTGATAGGTGGATCCGCAGCGGCCGATACCGTCGGCGGACAATGGGCTATTTTCGATAATAAACAAACCGCGCGATCTGGGATCGCAATCAGTGTTTTTTATCCAACAGCACGGGTGAGCTATTCATTTCACTCTGGCTATGCGGCAACAACGAAAAAGGCCATCGTCACAGAGGTACGTGGGCGCACTTTAGTTAGCTTGGATCACAAACCCGCATCGATGGTTTATAAAGGCTGGTACGAAGAAGAAACCGGGCAAAAGCTGGATTTAGGGGACTCGCTGTTCGCACGATCAACCTTGTATCCGCTCGGTACACAAACGGGCAAGATACACGGCTTACCTTATTACACCTTGTCACACCCCATGTTTGTTAACCAAGACGGCCACATGGAACTATTCTCGCAAATAGCCGTAGGACAAACCGCGCACTTTATGACTGGTACCAGTGAAGGGTTGATTGCTCGTGCAAGTCGAGTGGTGGAATCGGCAAACGATCATGCACTGCGTACGCCTCAACCTCTCGGTGGACTGGCGATTTACTGTGCGGGGTGTATGCTTCATGTCAAGGATCGCCTTGACCAAGTGGCCGACAATATCAACACCGCTTTATACACGGCACCGTTTGTCTGCCCGTTTACCTTTGGTGAACAAGGCTTGTTTAAAGGTGGTGAGTTGTCCCATGGTAATTTAATGATCTCGGCTGTGTTATTTCATAAGGATTAA
- the rmf gene encoding ribosome modulation factor, producing MKRQKRDRLERAQSKGFQAGINGRSSELCPYQQTDARSSWLGGWREGRTSKSEMMK from the coding sequence ATGAAAAGACAGAAGCGAGATCGTTTGGAACGCGCACAGTCAAAGGGCTTTCAAGCAGGAATAAACGGTCGATCGTCTGAACTATGTCCTTACCAACAAACGGATGCGAGAAGTAGCTGGCTTGGCGGATGGCGCGAAGGCAGAACCAGTAAGTCGGAAATGATGAAGTAA
- a CDS encoding glutaredoxin family protein: MTLVLFSTEGCHLCEQAWALYQSLGYQTPLETQDIAFDDTLFERYGVTIPVIAIRNQSGEVSAELGWPFDHTQLQAWLTQHGID, translated from the coding sequence ATGACACTCGTATTGTTTAGCACTGAAGGGTGCCACCTTTGTGAACAAGCGTGGGCACTCTATCAATCTCTCGGCTATCAAACGCCACTTGAAACCCAAGACATTGCTTTTGACGACACGCTCTTTGAGCGTTACGGCGTCACTATTCCAGTGATTGCAATACGCAATCAATCTGGAGAGGTGAGTGCAGAATTGGGTTGGCCGTTTGATCACACACAACTACAAGCTTGGTTAACGCAACATGGCATTGATTAA
- a CDS encoding DUF3634 family protein encodes MGYFLLISFAIFLAFMLIDRPLIVIAFKDGQLVRHKGKVPKGFLHDCQDIAKRHPFTGTVKVYSNRFKPAKVVMSRSIDNRIQQRIKNVFPHQSFK; translated from the coding sequence ATGGGCTACTTTTTACTGATCTCTTTTGCCATTTTCCTCGCATTCATGTTGATTGACCGGCCACTGATTGTAATTGCGTTTAAAGATGGTCAGTTAGTGCGTCACAAAGGGAAAGTGCCGAAAGGTTTCTTACATGACTGCCAAGACATTGCGAAGCGCCATCCGTTCACGGGCACAGTGAAAGTGTATAGCAACCGCTTTAAACCCGCGAAGGTGGTAATGTCGCGCAGCATCGATAACCGCATTCAGCAACGCATCAAAAACGTATTTCCACATCAATCATTCAAATAG
- the matP gene encoding macrodomain Ter protein MatP, which translates to MKYQQLENLEAGWKWAYLVKKWKDGDAVTKYIDSDEAQTAIDALLALEHEPTRVHQWIEKHMAPSLEKKLKQAIRAKRKRHFNAEQEQTRKKSIDLDYRVWEKLSQKAHELDATLSDTIEYLLSEANRSESANKQVDTLKQDLSNLLGM; encoded by the coding sequence ATGAAATATCAACAACTCGAGAACCTTGAAGCAGGCTGGAAATGGGCCTACCTGGTAAAAAAGTGGAAAGACGGTGACGCTGTCACAAAATATATTGATAGCGATGAGGCTCAGACGGCCATTGACGCCTTGTTAGCGCTGGAGCATGAGCCAACGCGTGTACATCAATGGATTGAGAAGCACATGGCGCCGTCGCTGGAGAAAAAGCTAAAACAAGCGATCCGCGCCAAGCGCAAGCGTCACTTTAACGCCGAGCAAGAGCAAACGCGGAAAAAATCCATCGATTTGGATTATCGTGTGTGGGAGAAGCTCTCGCAAAAAGCACACGAACTTGATGCGACCTTATCCGACACCATTGAGTATTTGTTATCTGAGGCTAATCGCTCAGAGAGTGCTAACAAGCAAGTAGACACATTAAAGCAAGATCTGAGTAACTTGCTAGGAATGTGA
- a CDS encoding Lon protease family protein, whose amino-acid sequence MHEVDWRDAKPHYSQFSLDIAQFAHLEAASLLSLQSRLKKALIWLMSPSCPTACLTVMSADLPQYLNAYQAEFVSQYPEMPVVIGDAVTESSLFGFAYDANKNVTASQKKYGLLHQAHDGVLILKVADILQQPRVWVRLKQFLSSGKLAWQTARADQVTDLPDEALNVRLVLVGDRQWLADFETNEPDLYDGLSAYAEYEQDIALDAATIVPYFAWLKGLVTAQTHLPMTESGLVRLLQAGARESEDQLRMPLCPVWYQQLLAESVITASDALDKAAIDAAISQRYQRAAYLPERAIEDIHKGQVFIDTRGEHIGQINGLTVIEVPGHPVSYGEPARISCVVHSGDGDIADVERKAELAGNIHAKGMMIMQAFVSVALNLDDPLPYSASIVFEQSYSEVDGDSASLAELCAFVSALSQQPINQAIAITGAVDQFGRVQAVGGINEKIEGYYQVCAHRGLTGQQGVVLPKTNLSSLCLRNDVVDAIKAGQFHIWAVDDVEQAFPLVTGLPFSGDDEETLLRKISNRINHFHTDEKQSCNSLFKRLKNWFGQY is encoded by the coding sequence ATGCATGAAGTTGATTGGCGTGATGCCAAACCACATTATTCTCAGTTTTCTCTCGACATTGCACAATTTGCGCATTTAGAGGCGGCTTCGCTGTTATCACTGCAATCGCGCTTAAAAAAGGCACTGATTTGGTTAATGTCACCTTCGTGTCCAACGGCTTGTCTTACCGTGATGTCAGCTGACTTGCCCCAATATCTTAATGCTTATCAAGCAGAGTTCGTTTCACAGTACCCAGAAATGCCGGTTGTGATCGGTGACGCAGTTACCGAATCAAGCCTGTTTGGCTTCGCTTATGATGCGAATAAAAATGTGACAGCGTCACAAAAAAAGTACGGTTTACTGCATCAAGCTCACGATGGCGTATTGATTCTAAAAGTGGCGGATATACTGCAGCAGCCACGCGTTTGGGTTCGCCTCAAACAGTTTTTATCATCGGGTAAGCTTGCCTGGCAGACCGCCCGCGCCGATCAAGTGACTGATTTGCCGGATGAGGCACTGAACGTACGTCTGGTGTTAGTCGGTGACAGACAGTGGCTGGCCGACTTTGAAACCAATGAGCCTGATCTCTACGATGGCCTGTCAGCCTATGCCGAATATGAGCAAGACATTGCGCTCGACGCGGCCACCATTGTGCCCTACTTTGCTTGGCTAAAAGGCTTGGTCACCGCACAAACTCACTTACCTATGACAGAGTCAGGCTTAGTGCGTTTATTGCAAGCAGGAGCACGTGAAAGCGAAGATCAACTGCGGATGCCCTTGTGTCCGGTTTGGTATCAGCAACTACTGGCTGAATCTGTCATAACGGCATCGGATGCGCTCGACAAAGCCGCGATTGATGCCGCTATCTCTCAGCGGTACCAACGTGCTGCCTACCTCCCCGAGCGTGCGATTGAAGACATCCACAAAGGACAAGTTTTTATTGATACCCGTGGTGAGCATATCGGCCAAATTAATGGTCTTACCGTGATCGAAGTGCCTGGCCACCCGGTGAGTTACGGTGAGCCAGCGAGAATTTCTTGCGTTGTTCACTCTGGTGATGGCGATATTGCTGATGTGGAGCGCAAAGCCGAGCTTGCGGGTAATATTCACGCCAAAGGCATGATGATTATGCAAGCCTTTGTGAGCGTGGCGCTAAACCTCGATGACCCTTTACCCTATTCCGCCTCCATCGTATTCGAACAATCGTACAGTGAAGTCGATGGTGACAGTGCATCCTTGGCGGAATTGTGTGCCTTTGTGAGCGCGTTATCTCAACAACCGATTAATCAAGCCATCGCTATCACTGGCGCGGTTGACCAGTTTGGTCGTGTACAAGCGGTAGGTGGAATCAATGAAAAAATCGAAGGGTATTACCAAGTTTGTGCTCACCGTGGCTTAACAGGTCAACAAGGTGTCGTGTTGCCTAAAACGAACCTGTCATCCTTATGTTTGCGTAACGATGTAGTCGATGCGATTAAAGCCGGTCAATTTCATATTTGGGCAGTGGATGATGTCGAGCAAGCCTTTCCGCTTGTGACAGGTCTCCCATTCTCAGGCGACGATGAAGAGACATTGCTAAGAAAAATATCTAATCGAATAAATCATTTTCATACTGATGAAAAACAAAGCTGCAACAGTTTGTTTAAACGCTTAAAAAACTGGTTTGGCCAGTACTGA
- the fabA gene encoding bifunctional 3-hydroxydecanoyl-ACP dehydratase/trans-2-decenoyl-ACP isomerase, translating into MKRQNSYNRDDLLASSQGELFGPGRPQLPAPNMLMMDRITNITDQGGDFDKGVIVAELDINPDLWFFDCHFPGDPVMPGCLGLDAMWQLVGFFLGWVGGEGKGRALGVGEVKFTGQVLPTAKRVRYEIHMKRVINRKLVMGVGDGRVYVDDKEIYVAKDLKVGLFQDTSAF; encoded by the coding sequence ATGAAACGCCAAAATTCCTATAATCGCGACGATTTACTCGCATCCAGCCAAGGTGAGCTCTTTGGCCCGGGACGCCCACAGCTTCCGGCACCAAACATGCTGATGATGGACCGTATCACCAATATTACCGATCAAGGTGGTGACTTTGATAAAGGCGTGATTGTCGCTGAGTTGGATATCAACCCAGATTTATGGTTTTTCGACTGCCATTTCCCAGGTGATCCAGTGATGCCAGGCTGCCTTGGTTTAGACGCTATGTGGCAGCTAGTCGGCTTTTTCCTCGGCTGGGTTGGCGGCGAAGGCAAAGGCCGTGCCCTAGGTGTTGGTGAAGTGAAATTTACTGGGCAAGTGCTTCCCACTGCTAAACGCGTTCGCTATGAAATTCACATGAAGCGCGTGATCAATCGCAAACTCGTTATGGGTGTTGGCGATGGACGTGTATACGTTGATGACAAAGAAATCTACGTAGCGAAAGATCTGAAAGTCGGTCTTTTTCAAGATACCTCCGCCTTCTAG
- a CDS encoding ATP-binding protein, producing MTSKRVSSSERSDSESLQETLFELSRVEAREKRLREENDAILSAISAMTEATSKTDIFASLLDVIRRYVNFDSAVALSRNRETEDAFRCLVSTERLLETVTWQTGDVFRRCVSGETVAIYKPGMVKELHCLTHQYASYLQGTALISGLTVNDSEVMLILLSHRRDAFNNEAQQVIDRFRPLIERTIMDIDYRHRLHALVGSRTQELNASRQRFQDFAQTASDWFWELDNQFQLTYLSSPNTDTDIDAEALLAKLKSDAELKTKLEEYIYTEEAFSDIEWHIESRHHDYWVSLSGRPCYNKRGELAGYRGTAKDITATKRRVVELQKARQQAELANNAKSQFLAVMSHEIRTPLNAVLGLIDALQHSSLTQEQKQWVGQMDKSAQLLLILISDVLDLSKIESNRFSLSPSLMKPSDSVSNVYQQLIERADKKRINLSVSVSSSVPTILFMDENRFTQILLNLVANALKFTDRGGVTVSLDAHDDVLELWVRDSGIGIDEKQIDRIFEPFTQADGSITRRFGGTGLGLSICKKLVEMMGGSIHVESEPYQGTDFCVRLPIVETPQDAEKHHAQLNAPVDAVQPMSILVAEDSRANQMVVRLMLEKQGHTVALASNGEEALALAKETEFDLVLMDMSMPVMDGIAATKALRASGFKRPIVALTANAMDEDKQRCVRAGMDDFVTKPIRAASLNAVLHAHQPLDLSTNYR from the coding sequence ATGACGTCGAAACGCGTATCGTCCTCTGAACGTTCAGACTCTGAATCTTTACAAGAAACCTTATTTGAGCTCAGTCGTGTTGAAGCAAGAGAAAAGCGGTTAAGGGAAGAAAACGATGCGATTTTGTCGGCAATCTCAGCCATGACAGAAGCGACGTCAAAAACCGATATTTTTGCTTCCTTGCTGGATGTGATCCGCCGGTATGTCAACTTTGATAGCGCCGTGGCGCTAAGCCGTAACCGAGAAACAGAAGATGCGTTTCGCTGTCTAGTGTCGACTGAACGCTTACTCGAAACAGTTACTTGGCAAACAGGGGATGTGTTCCGCCGCTGTGTGAGTGGCGAAACGGTTGCTATCTACAAACCTGGCATGGTGAAAGAGCTGCATTGCTTAACGCATCAATACGCCAGTTATTTACAAGGTACTGCGCTGATTAGCGGGCTGACGGTAAACGACAGTGAAGTCATGCTTATATTACTGTCACACCGCCGCGATGCATTTAATAATGAAGCCCAGCAAGTGATAGACCGGTTTCGACCCTTGATTGAACGCACCATAATGGATATTGACTACCGCCACCGTCTCCATGCATTAGTGGGGAGTCGAACCCAAGAACTGAATGCTAGCCGACAGCGTTTTCAAGACTTTGCCCAAACAGCCAGTGATTGGTTTTGGGAACTCGATAACCAATTTCAACTTACCTACCTATCATCACCCAATACTGATACTGACATCGACGCTGAAGCCCTGCTGGCAAAGCTCAAGTCAGACGCCGAATTAAAAACGAAATTAGAAGAGTACATATATACAGAAGAAGCCTTCAGCGATATTGAGTGGCACATAGAGTCTCGTCACCATGATTATTGGGTGAGCCTATCAGGCCGTCCTTGCTATAATAAGCGCGGTGAGCTCGCCGGTTATCGGGGGACGGCTAAAGACATCACCGCGACCAAACGTCGCGTTGTCGAATTGCAAAAGGCTCGCCAGCAAGCTGAGTTAGCCAATAACGCCAAGTCGCAGTTCCTTGCGGTCATGAGCCACGAAATCCGCACGCCGCTCAATGCTGTTTTAGGATTGATCGATGCATTGCAACACTCTTCATTAACGCAAGAACAAAAGCAGTGGGTAGGGCAAATGGATAAATCTGCTCAGCTATTGCTGATATTGATCAGCGATGTTCTAGATTTATCTAAAATTGAGTCCAACCGGTTTTCGCTATCTCCCTCATTGATGAAGCCCAGCGATAGCGTATCGAATGTATATCAACAATTGATTGAGCGTGCCGATAAAAAGCGCATAAACCTCTCTGTCAGTGTTTCTTCTTCTGTGCCCACCATCTTGTTTATGGATGAGAACCGCTTTACGCAAATATTGCTTAACTTGGTGGCCAATGCCTTAAAATTCACAGATCGTGGAGGGGTGACAGTGTCACTTGATGCCCATGATGATGTCCTTGAGCTATGGGTGAGAGATTCGGGCATAGGTATCGATGAAAAGCAGATTGATCGAATATTTGAGCCTTTTACTCAAGCGGATGGCAGCATTACTCGCCGCTTTGGCGGTACCGGCCTCGGATTATCCATTTGCAAAAAGCTGGTAGAGATGATGGGGGGCAGTATTCACGTGGAAAGTGAGCCTTACCAGGGAACTGACTTTTGCGTTCGCTTACCGATTGTCGAAACACCTCAAGATGCAGAAAAGCACCACGCACAGCTTAATGCCCCGGTCGATGCCGTGCAGCCTATGTCGATATTAGTCGCCGAAGACAGCCGTGCTAACCAAATGGTGGTGCGGTTAATGCTTGAAAAGCAAGGTCATACCGTCGCGTTGGCATCCAATGGTGAAGAGGCACTGGCATTGGCAAAAGAAACAGAATTTGACCTAGTGCTTATGGACATGTCGATGCCCGTAATGGACGGCATCGCTGCCACCAAAGCACTGCGCGCGTCCGGGTTTAAACGTCCAATTGTTGCCTTAACGGCTAACGCGATGGACGAAGACAAACAACGTTGTGTCCGTGCAGGTATGGATGACTTTGTGACTAAACCCATTAGGGCCGCGAGCCTGAATGCTGTGTTACATGCACATCAGCCACTTGATCTTTCGACTAATTACCGCTGA